The following proteins come from a genomic window of Candidatus Saccharibacteria bacterium oral taxon 488:
- the ftsE gene encoding cell division ATP-binding protein FtsE, with product MEMILLDRVTKTYGKDNKPALNRVSVHVKPGEFVILVGTSGAGKSTLLKLLTREEKPTGGKIVVGGIDYDTLKDKHIPLLRRKIGVVFQDFKLLPNRTVFENVAFALEIAGMTNREIKSTVPKVIELVGLKGKEKNFPHQLSGGERQRVAIARAVVRQPKILIADEPTGNLDPKHSWDIVRLLEKINKYGTTVLLTTHNVDIVNKLKRRVITIDHGKITSDQAKGSYKQ from the coding sequence ATGGAAATGATTTTGTTAGATAGGGTTACCAAAACATATGGCAAGGACAACAAGCCGGCCTTGAATCGGGTGAGTGTTCATGTCAAACCGGGCGAGTTTGTGATTTTGGTCGGAACGTCGGGCGCGGGGAAGTCGACGCTACTCAAGCTGCTGACTCGCGAGGAGAAGCCGACTGGTGGCAAGATTGTCGTCGGTGGGATTGATTATGATACGCTCAAGGACAAGCATATCCCGCTGCTACGCCGCAAGATTGGCGTGGTGTTTCAGGATTTCAAGTTGCTACCAAACCGGACGGTGTTTGAGAATGTAGCCTTCGCGCTGGAGATTGCCGGGATGACTAACCGCGAGATCAAATCAACAGTGCCAAAGGTGATCGAGCTGGTGGGGCTGAAAGGCAAGGAAAAGAATTTCCCGCACCAGCTATCTGGCGGTGAGCGCCAGCGGGTGGCAATTGCCCGGGCGGTGGTACGCCAGCCAAAGATTTTGATCGCGGACGAGCCGACCGGTAACCTCGACCCCAAGCATAGCTGGGATATTGTGCGCTTGCTGGAAAAGATTAACAAATACGGCACCACGGTGCTGCTGACCACGCACAATGTCGATATTGTCAATAAGCTCAAACGCCGGGTGATCACCATTGATCACGGTAAAATCACCTCTGATCAAGCCAAGGGGAGTTACAAGCAATGA
- a CDS encoding FtsX-like permease family protein, which translates to MTDISRKAAAKARVDPKVLKRTRQRRRRVLTFWRMCRYGINNFSRNTWLTIAATAVMAVTLLIIALTIAARQVLVDSVDTISRKADMSIFLKGSTEQKVIDELISRLSKLHNVEKVTYISAEQARQEQIEQHKNDPAFLEAIKESSNEMPASLRASLKDLNDQRPLIEFTKNDELYKKHKDPTKEPSFIGDRREAINAIGDWVRFASIAGSIATVVFVVISSLVVFNTIRMAIFNRKDEIQMMKLIGADRGFIRGPFIVEAIMYGFIAALVASGIGYLLLFSAHDKLAVRLPMDNLMNISTTYAGLVVLAMIMIGAVIGIVSSLIATRKYLKL; encoded by the coding sequence ATGACCGATATTTCACGTAAAGCCGCCGCCAAGGCGCGCGTCGATCCCAAAGTCCTTAAGCGCACGCGGCAGCGTCGCCGTCGAGTGCTGACGTTCTGGCGAATGTGCCGGTATGGTATCAATAATTTTAGCCGTAACACCTGGTTGACGATTGCAGCGACTGCGGTGATGGCGGTGACGCTATTGATCATCGCCCTCACTATAGCCGCCCGCCAAGTGCTGGTTGACTCAGTCGATACAATTTCACGCAAGGCGGATATGTCAATTTTCCTCAAAGGCTCAACCGAGCAAAAGGTGATTGATGAGTTGATATCGCGCCTGAGTAAGCTCCACAATGTCGAAAAGGTAACGTATATTTCAGCAGAGCAGGCGCGGCAAGAACAGATTGAGCAGCACAAGAATGACCCGGCGTTTCTTGAGGCGATCAAAGAATCAAGCAATGAAATGCCGGCGTCGCTGCGGGCCTCGCTCAAGGATTTGAACGACCAGCGACCACTGATTGAGTTTACGAAAAACGACGAGCTGTATAAGAAGCATAAAGACCCGACCAAAGAACCGTCGTTCATCGGCGATCGACGTGAGGCGATCAACGCCATCGGTGATTGGGTACGGTTTGCCAGTATCGCTGGCTCGATTGCTACGGTGGTGTTTGTGGTGATTTCGTCGCTGGTGGTGTTTAACACCATCAGGATGGCAATTTTTAACCGCAAAGATGAGATCCAGATGATGAAGCTGATCGGTGCCGATCGCGGATTTATTCGTGGGCCGTTTATCGTTGAGGCGATCATGTATGGATTTATCGCGGCGCTGGTGGCCTCAGGAATCGGGTATCTATTGCTGTTTTCGGCACACGACAAGCTGGCGGTGCGGCTGCCGATGGATAACTTGATGAATATTAGTACCACGTATGCTGGACTGGTGGTGCTGGCGATGATTATGATCGGTGCGGTGATTGGCATTGTCTCGTCATTGATCGCGACGCGCAAATACTTAAAATTATAA